A single genomic interval of Trinickia acidisoli harbors:
- a CDS encoding alpha-ketoglutarate-dependent dioxygenase AlkB family protein: MDDMFGGAPQVDVDWYPHWLSPDEATVAFSALVDEVPWKQDLIRTPGGIKPLPRLTAWQGDPGAVYVYSGIRNEPLAWTPTVFALKSLAETECEMRFNSVLLNRYRSGDDSMGWHADREPELGTEPVIASVSLGVARRFDLRHNETGQLRAFELTSGSLLVMRGRTQHDWRHRIAKVSGLRGERINLTFRFVRTRDDANRSSRAAE; the protein is encoded by the coding sequence ATCGATGACATGTTCGGCGGTGCACCGCAGGTCGACGTCGACTGGTATCCGCATTGGCTGTCGCCGGACGAAGCAACGGTGGCGTTTTCCGCGCTCGTCGATGAGGTGCCGTGGAAGCAAGATCTCATTCGCACGCCGGGCGGCATCAAGCCGCTGCCGCGTCTTACGGCGTGGCAGGGCGATCCGGGGGCGGTCTATGTCTACTCGGGCATTCGCAACGAGCCGCTTGCATGGACGCCGACCGTTTTTGCGTTGAAGTCGCTGGCCGAGACCGAATGCGAGATGCGCTTCAACAGCGTCTTGCTGAACCGATACCGAAGCGGGGACGACAGCATGGGCTGGCACGCCGATCGCGAGCCAGAACTCGGCACCGAGCCGGTGATCGCTTCGGTGAGCCTAGGCGTTGCGCGGCGCTTCGATCTTCGACACAACGAAACGGGCCAACTGCGCGCATTTGAGCTCACTAGCGGTAGTCTTTTGGTCATGCGCGGACGTACTCAACACGATTGGCGACACCGGATCGCGAAAGTCTCCGGTTTGCGGGGCGAGCGGATCAATTTGACGTTCCGGTTCGTCAGGACGCGCGACGACGCGAATCGATCGTCGCGCGCGGCGGAGTAG
- a CDS encoding extracellular catalytic domain type 2 short-chain-length polyhydroxyalkanoate depolymerase produces the protein MKNSTEQRRSTLPYPVASSARLEAVRHAQAACDARRATAGAIRRIACAAAIGFALVAIATGAARAQEATVAPLRGYGADLSRTSVSGLSSGAFMAAQFDVAYSGELIGAGIVAGGEFYCAGAAGVKPLSLAAVTSCMQPIGPAPKAEIALKDARQFAAEGVIDETANLTRQRIYLFSGAKDSVVFTKVVDQAERFFELAGVPKQSIDYEKLSNAGHALLTNRTEDIACDSNAGPYINNCGIEQSHQILRWIYGTPGVELHAADEKATGELIAFDQSEFDPERRASLARDGYVYVPTSCRTGGCAIHVVFHGCLQNAHKVGLRFVRDTGYNEFADTNKIIVLYPQIASPERGSPSNPLQCWDFWGYTSDDASHPDFYTRKAPQMAAVMKMIERLHASPR, from the coding sequence ATGAAAAATTCAACGGAACAACGCCGATCGACTTTACCGTATCCCGTTGCAAGTTCCGCTCGTCTCGAAGCCGTTCGCCACGCGCAGGCAGCCTGCGACGCGCGTCGCGCAACTGCCGGAGCGATACGGCGCATCGCGTGCGCCGCCGCGATCGGCTTCGCCCTCGTCGCGATCGCGACGGGGGCCGCTCGTGCGCAAGAGGCCACTGTCGCGCCGTTGCGGGGCTATGGCGCAGACCTGTCTCGTACCTCGGTTTCAGGCCTGTCCTCGGGTGCATTCATGGCGGCGCAATTCGACGTCGCTTACTCGGGCGAATTGATCGGCGCGGGCATCGTCGCCGGTGGCGAGTTCTATTGCGCGGGCGCGGCAGGCGTCAAACCGCTGTCGCTTGCGGCCGTCACCTCGTGCATGCAGCCGATCGGCCCCGCGCCGAAAGCGGAAATCGCACTCAAGGATGCACGACAATTCGCGGCCGAAGGCGTCATCGACGAGACCGCCAATCTGACGCGCCAGCGCATTTATTTGTTTAGTGGTGCTAAGGATTCGGTCGTCTTCACGAAAGTCGTCGATCAAGCCGAACGCTTTTTCGAACTGGCCGGCGTGCCGAAGCAAAGTATCGACTACGAGAAGTTGTCGAACGCCGGACACGCATTGCTGACGAACCGCACCGAAGACATCGCCTGCGACTCCAACGCGGGGCCTTACATCAACAACTGCGGCATCGAGCAGTCGCACCAAATCCTGCGATGGATCTACGGCACGCCCGGCGTTGAGCTCCATGCGGCGGACGAAAAAGCGACGGGCGAGCTGATCGCGTTCGATCAAAGCGAGTTCGATCCCGAGCGTCGCGCATCGCTGGCGCGCGACGGCTATGTCTATGTTCCGACAAGCTGCCGAACGGGGGGCTGCGCCATTCACGTCGTTTTCCACGGTTGCCTGCAAAACGCACACAAGGTCGGCTTGCGATTCGTTCGCGATACCGGCTACAACGAATTCGCCGACACGAACAAGATCATCGTGCTCTATCCGCAAATCGCGTCGCCCGAGCGCGGGTCGCCGAGCAACCCGCTGCAATGCTGGGACTTCTGGGGCTATACGAGCGACGACGCGAGCCACCCCGATTTTTACACGCGCAAGGCACCGCAAATGGCGGCAGTCATGAAAATGATCGAGCGCCTGCACGCCTCGCCCCGCTAA
- a CDS encoding amino acid permease, with translation MTRPSEHDGLKRGLKNRHIQLIALGGAIGTGLFLGSASVLKAAGPSMILGYAIGGLIAFMIMRQLGEMVAQEPVAGSFSHFAYKYWGDFAGFLSGWNYWVLYVLVSMAELTAVGTYVHFWWPGVPTWASALVCFLVINAVNLANVKAYGETEFWFAIIKVVAVIGMIVFGIYLLESGRGGPQASISNLWRFGGFFPHGVHGLFMTLAVIMFSFGGLELIGITAAEADEPRRTIPKAVNQVLYRILIFYIGSLVVLLALHPWNEVAQGGSPFVMIFSQIGAGLTANVLNVVVLTAALSVYNSSVYANSRMLYGLAEQGNAPRALLKVDQRGVPYVAIGLSAVATFACVIVDYLIPGRALDILMSLVVAALVINWALISLTHLKARKAMVAAGQQLVFKSIAYPVANWICLAFMAMVLGILAFTPGLSVSVWLVPAWLVVMWLGHAMKRRSNAAVPTGAVGR, from the coding sequence TTGACGCGTCCCAGCGAGCACGACGGCTTAAAGCGCGGGCTGAAAAATCGCCACATTCAATTGATTGCGCTCGGTGGCGCGATCGGTACCGGTCTCTTTCTCGGGTCGGCCAGCGTATTGAAGGCGGCCGGGCCTTCGATGATCCTGGGTTATGCGATCGGCGGGCTCATCGCCTTCATGATCATGCGCCAGCTCGGCGAAATGGTTGCGCAGGAACCCGTGGCCGGTTCGTTCAGCCACTTCGCGTACAAATATTGGGGCGATTTCGCGGGCTTTCTCTCCGGCTGGAATTATTGGGTGCTCTACGTGCTCGTCAGCATGGCCGAGCTCACGGCCGTCGGCACTTACGTGCATTTCTGGTGGCCCGGCGTGCCCACCTGGGCTTCGGCGCTCGTTTGCTTTCTCGTCATCAACGCGGTCAATCTCGCGAACGTCAAAGCCTATGGGGAAACCGAATTTTGGTTTGCGATCATCAAGGTCGTAGCCGTCATCGGCATGATCGTGTTCGGTATCTACTTGCTGGAAAGCGGACGTGGTGGGCCACAGGCATCGATTTCCAATTTGTGGCGCTTCGGCGGATTCTTCCCGCATGGCGTGCACGGGCTGTTCATGACGCTTGCCGTCATCATGTTTTCGTTCGGTGGCCTCGAACTCATCGGCATTACGGCGGCCGAAGCCGATGAGCCGCGCCGCACGATTCCGAAAGCGGTCAATCAGGTGCTTTATCGCATTCTGATTTTTTACATCGGCTCGCTCGTCGTGCTGCTCGCGTTGCACCCCTGGAACGAAGTCGCGCAAGGCGGTAGCCCGTTCGTCATGATCTTTTCGCAGATCGGCGCGGGGCTCACGGCCAATGTGCTCAATGTCGTCGTGCTCACCGCCGCGCTGTCGGTCTACAACAGCTCGGTCTATGCGAACAGCCGCATGCTCTACGGCTTGGCCGAGCAGGGCAACGCACCGCGCGCGCTGCTCAAGGTCGACCAGCGAGGGGTGCCGTACGTCGCCATCGGGCTGTCCGCGGTCGCGACGTTCGCGTGCGTCATCGTCGATTATTTGATTCCCGGACGCGCGCTCGACATCTTGATGTCGCTTGTCGTCGCCGCACTCGTCATCAATTGGGCGCTCATCAGCCTCACGCATTTGAAGGCGCGCAAGGCGATGGTCGCGGCGGGGCAGCAACTCGTGTTCAAGTCGATCGCCTATCCGGTCGCCAATTGGATTTGCCTCGCGTTCATGGCGATGGTCCTCGGCATTCTCGCGTTCACGCCGGGGTTGTCCGTTTCCGTTTGGCTCGTGCCCGCCTGGCTCGTCGTCATGTGGCTCGGGCACGCGATGAAGCGGCGCTCGAATGCGGCCGTGCCGACTGGGGCCGTCGGCCGATAG
- a CDS encoding universal stress protein has translation MYKRILVPVDGSEGARHALDEALKLAQLSGAQLQAVYVLEHPTQVVDVAAGFAEQVQVRDTSSDTATSVLAEARERIAPLGVQGTVRAIDAYGEGLAVVLKRAIDEFDADLVVMYSHGRSGIRRLFTGSVAESLLHDATVPLLLLRNGEQE, from the coding sequence GTGTATAAGCGAATCCTAGTCCCCGTCGACGGCAGCGAAGGTGCGCGGCATGCGCTCGACGAGGCGCTCAAGCTCGCCCAACTCTCAGGTGCGCAATTGCAAGCCGTGTATGTGCTCGAACATCCGACGCAGGTGGTCGACGTCGCGGCCGGCTTCGCCGAGCAGGTGCAGGTGCGCGACACGTCGAGCGACACCGCGACGTCGGTGCTCGCCGAAGCACGAGAGCGCATCGCACCGCTCGGCGTCCAGGGCACCGTGCGTGCCATCGATGCATACGGCGAGGGGCTGGCGGTGGTGCTGAAGCGCGCCATCGACGAGTTCGATGCCGATCTCGTCGTGATGTATTCGCACGGACGCAGCGGCATTCGGCGCCTCTTTACGGGCAGCGTGGCCGAATCGCTGCTGCACGACGCAACCGTCCCACTCCTATTGCTGCGCAACGGAGAGCAGGAGTAG
- a CDS encoding endonuclease/exonuclease/phosphatase family protein, which yields MNANLNQRVDASVDFASSEAAHNNDADTAPSRVGELKIATYNIHGGLPAWTAKSKRQMVSRIAQVIAELDADIVALQEVPLGGSETPDVLSQLREASGMFAVEGPTLDTPKRRYGNAVLSRLPVRMARTLDLSFHRREPRGALDADIDCAGRLIRVVATHLGLSASERNTQVRTLLAAFDNSELPVILVGDINEWFVRGRALRALVSHFRRAPAPRTFPTFYPVFALDRIWVHPGECLIDVKVHRSAIARRASDHYPLVARIRVPANSINPL from the coding sequence GTGAACGCTAATCTGAACCAACGCGTCGATGCGAGCGTTGATTTCGCGTCCAGCGAAGCCGCGCACAATAACGATGCGGATACCGCACCGTCTCGCGTAGGCGAACTCAAGATCGCGACTTACAACATTCATGGCGGCCTGCCCGCGTGGACGGCGAAGTCCAAGCGGCAGATGGTCTCGCGCATCGCACAGGTCATTGCCGAACTCGATGCCGATATCGTCGCTTTGCAAGAGGTCCCGCTCGGCGGTTCCGAAACACCTGACGTGCTGTCGCAACTGCGCGAGGCGAGCGGAATGTTCGCCGTCGAGGGCCCGACGCTCGATACGCCAAAACGCCGTTATGGAAACGCGGTGCTATCCAGGCTGCCTGTGCGTATGGCGCGTACGCTCGATCTGTCGTTTCATCGACGCGAGCCGCGTGGTGCGCTCGACGCCGACATCGACTGCGCAGGGCGTTTGATACGTGTCGTCGCGACGCATCTCGGGTTGTCGGCCAGCGAACGGAATACGCAAGTGCGCACCCTGCTAGCCGCGTTCGATAATAGCGAGTTGCCCGTTATTTTGGTCGGCGATATCAACGAATGGTTCGTGCGCGGGCGTGCATTGCGTGCGCTCGTCTCGCATTTCCGGCGAGCGCCGGCGCCTCGTACTTTCCCGACGTTCTATCCGGTTTTTGCACTCGACCGTATCTGGGTGCACCCAGGGGAATGCTTGATCGACGTGAAAGTTCACCGCAGCGCAATTGCTCGGCGGGCGTCCGACCACTATCCGCTCGTTGCGCGCATACGCGTGCCGGCGAATTCCATTAATCCCCTTTAA
- a CDS encoding lysozyme codes for MLEHPEHTGPDGIDLIKRFEGLRLRRYLDAVGKPTIGYGHLILSNEKFDAPLTAAGAQSLLKKDLRKHELALRKLVRIAITQQQFDALMAFVFNLGPGRLQSSTLLRCLNAGQFQRAADQFLVWNKAGGKPLAGLTRRREAERKLFLS; via the coding sequence ATGCTTGAACATCCCGAGCACACCGGCCCGGACGGCATCGACCTGATCAAACGCTTCGAAGGGCTGCGCCTGAGGCGTTATCTCGATGCCGTCGGCAAGCCGACGATCGGCTATGGCCATCTGATCTTGTCGAACGAAAAATTCGACGCACCGCTCACGGCAGCCGGCGCGCAGAGCCTGCTAAAAAAAGATTTGCGCAAGCACGAGCTCGCACTACGCAAGCTCGTACGAATCGCGATCACGCAGCAGCAGTTCGACGCGCTGATGGCGTTCGTCTTCAACCTGGGCCCCGGTCGTTTGCAGTCATCGACACTACTGCGTTGCCTGAACGCCGGGCAATTCCAACGCGCCGCCGATCAATTTCTCGTATGGAACAAAGCGGGCGGCAAGCCGCTCGCGGGTCTCACGAGGCGCCGCGAAGCCGAGCGCAAGCTGTTTCTCTCGTGA
- a CDS encoding NAD(P)/FAD-dependent oxidoreductase: protein MNEASVPIDEQVLRTDVVIVGAGPVGLFAAFEAGVIGLSCHIVDALEEVGGQCIELYPDKPIFDIPAVPVCTARQLIDRLMEQCKPFAPPIHLGHRVMRVERDDETQRWRVTTDLGAVFDAAAVLLSAGNGAFVPQRVGLPEAPALEGRHVHYAVRKRAMFADQRVVVAGGGDSALDWALALCGQAKHVTLVHRRDAFRAAEATVQEVKRAVASGQMDLVIGTIATLNTLGDTLQSIDVKMLGGGVTIEADHLIALYGLVADLGPIAQWGLDVRVGRVAVDTSYYETSVPGIFAVGDIATYPNKQKLILSGFHEASLALRKAYAYAFPDKKRVHVHSSYDAQLSERILGAPAAREAAHS from the coding sequence GTGAATGAAGCATCAGTACCGATCGACGAACAGGTGCTTCGCACCGACGTCGTCATCGTCGGCGCGGGGCCGGTAGGGCTCTTCGCGGCATTCGAGGCCGGCGTCATCGGTTTGTCTTGCCATATCGTGGACGCGCTCGAGGAAGTCGGCGGCCAATGCATCGAACTCTATCCGGACAAGCCTATCTTCGACATTCCGGCTGTCCCGGTATGTACGGCGCGTCAATTGATCGATCGCCTCATGGAGCAATGCAAGCCGTTCGCGCCGCCGATCCATCTCGGGCATCGTGTAATGCGGGTCGAGCGCGATGACGAAACGCAGCGCTGGCGCGTTACGACGGACCTCGGTGCCGTGTTCGACGCGGCCGCGGTGCTGCTCTCCGCCGGCAACGGTGCGTTCGTGCCGCAGCGCGTGGGGCTTCCCGAGGCGCCGGCGCTCGAAGGGCGGCACGTTCATTACGCCGTGCGCAAGCGAGCGATGTTTGCGGATCAGCGCGTCGTCGTAGCTGGCGGAGGCGATTCGGCGCTCGACTGGGCGCTCGCGCTGTGCGGCCAAGCCAAGCACGTCACGCTCGTGCATCGGCGCGATGCGTTTCGTGCCGCCGAGGCGACCGTGCAGGAGGTCAAGCGCGCGGTGGCGTCCGGCCAGATGGATCTCGTCATCGGTACGATCGCGACGCTCAACACACTCGGCGACACATTGCAGTCGATCGACGTCAAAATGCTCGGCGGCGGCGTCACGATCGAGGCCGATCATCTGATTGCGCTCTATGGGCTCGTGGCGGATTTGGGGCCGATTGCTCAATGGGGGCTCGACGTGCGCGTGGGCCGTGTAGCCGTCGATACTTCGTACTACGAAACATCCGTGCCGGGCATCTTCGCCGTCGGCGACATCGCGACTTATCCGAACAAGCAAAAGCTGATCTTGTCAGGGTTTCACGAGGCATCGCTGGCGTTGCGCAAGGCCTATGCCTATGCGTTCCCCGATAAAAAGCGCGTGCACGTGCATTCGAGCTACGACGCTCAGTTGTCGGAACGCATTCTCGGCGCGCCGGCGGCACGGGAGGCAGCCCACTCGTAA
- a CDS encoding porin: MKKTLVVAAVSASFAVAAHAQSSVTLYGVVDAGITYTSNVGGHAAWQEGSGGIDQSRFGLKGSEDLGNGLKAIFNLESGFNVNNGGFANSGSEFNRQSYVGLSSNYGTVTLGRQYDASQDYLAPLSATGSWGGTSFAHYGNFDNLNTNGGIAVNNSIKFSSADYAGFTFGGTYGFSNQAGAFANNREYSLGAAYAFQGLHVAAAYAQQNSPLGAAGGASTGSNLGAFAGGFVSGLSGGAVTSIGNFRQRTYGAGASYAFGPAQVGAVWTQARIDNGQIPLSIHQNNYEINAKYNLTPALGLGVAYTFTDQNQSLFGLQASQRFHQIGAQADYALSKRTDVYAQVTYQHANGTGAAAWIYNGTLGGASSSDNQTAATVGLRHRF; this comes from the coding sequence ATGAAAAAAACCCTGGTCGTTGCAGCGGTTTCCGCCTCTTTCGCAGTCGCCGCACACGCTCAAAGCAGCGTCACGCTCTATGGCGTGGTCGATGCCGGCATCACGTACACCAGCAATGTCGGCGGCCACGCCGCTTGGCAAGAAGGCTCGGGCGGCATCGATCAAAGCCGTTTCGGCCTGAAGGGTTCTGAAGATCTCGGCAATGGCCTGAAGGCGATCTTCAACCTGGAAAGCGGCTTCAACGTGAACAACGGCGGTTTCGCGAACAGCGGCAGCGAGTTCAACCGTCAGTCGTACGTCGGCCTGTCGAGCAACTACGGCACGGTTACGCTCGGCCGCCAGTACGACGCGTCGCAAGACTACTTGGCGCCGTTGAGCGCAACGGGTAGCTGGGGCGGTACGTCGTTTGCCCACTACGGCAACTTCGACAACCTGAACACGAACGGCGGCATCGCGGTCAACAACTCGATCAAGTTCTCGAGTGCCGATTACGCTGGCTTCACGTTCGGCGGCACGTACGGCTTCTCGAACCAAGCCGGCGCGTTCGCGAACAACCGCGAGTACAGCCTCGGCGCGGCTTATGCGTTCCAAGGTCTGCACGTGGCGGCTGCGTATGCTCAGCAAAACAGCCCCCTCGGCGCGGCCGGCGGCGCAAGCACCGGCTCGAACCTTGGCGCGTTCGCGGGCGGTTTCGTGAGCGGCTTGTCGGGCGGCGCTGTGACGTCGATCGGCAACTTCCGTCAACGTACGTACGGTGCGGGCGCAAGCTATGCGTTCGGCCCGGCGCAAGTGGGTGCGGTGTGGACGCAAGCGCGTATCGACAATGGCCAAATCCCGCTGTCGATCCACCAAAACAACTATGAAATCAACGCGAAGTACAACCTGACGCCGGCTCTGGGTTTGGGCGTTGCTTACACATTCACGGATCAGAACCAATCGCTGTTCGGCCTGCAAGCGTCGCAACGCTTCCACCAAATCGGCGCGCAAGCTGACTACGCGCTGTCCAAGCGCACCGACGTGTACGCTCAAGTGACGTACCAACACGCGAACGGCACGGGCGCTGCCGCGTGGATTTATAACGGCACGCTTGGTGGTGCGTCGTCTTCGGACAACCAGACCGCCGCCACGGTTGGTCTGCGCCACCGCTTCTAA
- a CDS encoding DUF3564 family protein, with protein MRLTILINGPDPTVNHDYAVLWLDTDERVWSRESHDGIDLPPWGELRDEGGVTQLCAPTAEQPLCTLRGLHVERDSPTAAQGGAQWSSDKLGATDGMWRLQAVEKNAIRPEHSVFRR; from the coding sequence ATGCGTCTGACCATTTTGATTAACGGTCCCGATCCCACCGTCAATCATGACTACGCCGTGCTTTGGCTCGATACGGACGAGCGCGTATGGTCCAGAGAATCGCATGACGGGATCGACCTTCCGCCCTGGGGGGAGTTGCGTGACGAAGGCGGTGTGACCCAACTCTGCGCTCCCACGGCCGAGCAACCGCTTTGCACGTTGCGGGGCTTGCATGTCGAGCGCGATTCCCCGACCGCGGCGCAGGGCGGGGCGCAATGGTCGTCGGACAAACTCGGGGCGACCGATGGTATGTGGCGTTTGCAGGCTGTGGAGAAAAACGCCATTCGGCCCGAGCACAGTGTCTTTAGGCGTTGA
- a CDS encoding malonic semialdehyde reductase, producing MTLSDDALDQLFREARTHNAWLPKAIDDALLRQIVSLTVMGPTSANSSPGRFVFVKTAEAKEKLRPALSAGNVGKTMAAPVTVIVGMDMAFYEHLPKLFPHADARSWFVGNDEAIRATAFRNASLQGAYLIMAARALGLDAGPMSGFDAVKVDEAFFAGTTIKSNFLINLGYGDRSTLHARNPRFSFDEAARIA from the coding sequence ATGACACTTTCCGACGACGCTCTCGATCAGCTTTTCCGCGAAGCACGCACGCACAATGCCTGGCTGCCCAAGGCGATCGACGATGCATTGCTTCGACAAATCGTCTCACTAACCGTGATGGGGCCAACGTCGGCGAATTCGAGCCCCGGCCGCTTCGTCTTCGTGAAGACGGCCGAGGCGAAGGAAAAGCTGAGGCCGGCGCTTTCGGCCGGCAACGTGGGCAAGACGATGGCGGCCCCCGTCACCGTCATCGTCGGCATGGACATGGCGTTCTACGAACATCTCCCGAAGCTGTTCCCGCATGCGGACGCGCGCAGTTGGTTCGTCGGCAACGACGAGGCGATCCGCGCAACGGCCTTTCGCAACGCTTCGCTGCAAGGCGCCTATCTGATCATGGCGGCGCGCGCGCTTGGCCTCGACGCGGGCCCGATGTCGGGCTTCGATGCGGTTAAAGTGGACGAAGCCTTTTTCGCGGGGACGACGATCAAATCGAACTTCCTGATCAACCTCGGATACGGCGATCGCTCGACGCTGCATGCGCGTAATCCGCGCTTCTCGTTCGACGAGGCGGCACGAATTGCGTAA
- a CDS encoding metallophosphoesterase, with translation MRRSSFFTRAILIGVLMHIYVGLRLIPELPVGTLVKVFAGCALVLSCCLIPLGMLARTFDLRAHADRIAWIGLIALGFFSSLLVFTVLRDVALASALTVDALWPRALSLDRLRVDTAAAVPLLAVLSTAIGFVNARRRAKVVSIDVPIDELPAALVGLTIVQISDIHVGPTIKARYVDAIVDAVNRLEPDLIAVTGDVVDGSVAKLARHTKPLGRLTARYGTYLVTGNHEYYSGAAQWVAEFERLGLHVLLNEHVVLEHQGTPFIVAGVTDYSAGHFDEAHRSDPAAALAHAPRDVRFKLLLAHQPRTALAAANAGYTLQLSGHTHGGQFFPWNFFVRLQQPFTAGLVKLDALWVYTSRGTGYWGPPKRLGAPSEITRLRLVRGAAA, from the coding sequence ATGCGTCGTTCCTCTTTCTTTACGCGCGCGATCCTCATCGGCGTGCTGATGCACATCTACGTCGGTCTTCGTCTCATTCCCGAGCTACCGGTCGGCACGCTCGTTAAAGTATTCGCCGGCTGCGCGCTCGTATTGTCATGCTGCTTGATCCCACTGGGGATGCTCGCTCGAACGTTCGACCTTCGTGCGCATGCCGACCGGATCGCTTGGATCGGCTTGATTGCGCTGGGCTTTTTCTCGTCGCTGCTCGTCTTTACGGTGCTGCGCGACGTTGCACTCGCGTCGGCGCTGACCGTCGATGCGCTTTGGCCCCGTGCGCTGTCTCTCGATCGCTTGCGTGTCGATACGGCTGCAGCCGTACCGTTACTCGCCGTATTGTCGACGGCCATCGGCTTCGTCAATGCGCGTCGGCGCGCCAAGGTCGTATCGATCGATGTCCCCATCGACGAGTTGCCTGCTGCACTCGTAGGGCTAACGATCGTTCAAATCAGCGATATCCACGTAGGGCCGACCATCAAAGCGCGCTATGTCGATGCAATCGTCGACGCGGTGAACCGTCTCGAACCCGATCTCATCGCGGTCACCGGCGATGTCGTGGACGGCAGCGTCGCGAAATTGGCCCGCCACACCAAGCCGCTGGGGCGCCTCACGGCTCGCTACGGCACCTATTTGGTCACGGGAAACCACGAGTACTACTCGGGCGCCGCACAATGGGTTGCCGAATTCGAACGGCTCGGGTTGCACGTTCTCTTGAACGAACACGTGGTGCTCGAGCATCAAGGCACCCCATTCATCGTCGCGGGCGTCACCGATTACTCGGCAGGGCACTTCGACGAAGCGCATCGCAGCGATCCCGCGGCGGCATTGGCCCACGCGCCACGCGACGTGCGCTTCAAGCTGCTGCTCGCGCACCAACCGCGTACAGCCCTTGCCGCGGCGAATGCCGGTTACACGCTGCAGTTGTCGGGACATACGCACGGCGGGCAATTCTTCCCGTGGAATTTCTTCGTTCGTCTGCAGCAGCCGTTTACGGCCGGGCTCGTGAAACTCGATGCCCTGTGGGTCTACACCAGCCGGGGAACAGGCTATTGGGGCCCGCCCAAGCGGCTCGGTGCACCGTCGGAAATTACACGCCTTCGGCTGGTCCGCGGCGCGGCGGCTTAA